A window from Oncorhynchus mykiss isolate Arlee chromosome 9, USDA_OmykA_1.1, whole genome shotgun sequence encodes these proteins:
- the LOC110532654 gene encoding arf-GAP with GTPase, ANK repeat and PH domain-containing protein 2, which yields MNSSNKLSQSSAIRAEVKRHESVQNTINKLFKQFERVGDQQLRSGLKVYLHSIQAACANSQEWTLSRSIPELRVGVLGSLRSGRSALINRYITGSYLPLEKIEGGRYKKEVLVDGQSHLLLIREEAVTPDAQFSNWVDAVVLVFSLENEASFQDVYQLYSQLNTHRSRADIPLVVVGTQDKISSTNPRVIEDMRARQLCVDVRHCVFYETCATYGLNVDRVFQEAAQKIVTQKKQSAFLASCKSLPNSPSHSGGSTSGSASFPGQASNGGLNSGYPSSLPSTPVISHRELRGGAGAVAAVEGGGSITSSGSMRNIPQRRTSLFKNRRGSGSEKNVDPKGDVGSGRAIAIKQSILSKRSGSSLNKEWKKKYVTLSNNGSLVYHPSHNDYIQNSHAKEIDLLRVTVKVPGKRPPRAVPPYGPSPGLNGVAKDAAPTESASAPLLPPSLVPVEEQPGALSSPRDRGVKRCPSTLSSKSHSADAIEGATSPPFVKDGQSSPMMDKRKKTRKKSMNQKGDTAIGQAEDEENTGFIIVSSTGQTWHFEAQSLEDRDAWVTAIESQILASLQSCESLRNKARRSSQSEAVAIQAIRNAKGNSFCVDCEAPNPTWASLNLGALICIECSGIHRNLGTHLSRVRSLDLDDWPRELTQVLTAIGNHLANSIWECHTQGRHKPTPNATREERESWIRAKYEQRVFVAPLPAPSPTGPGDTAMSVCLLSAVTERDLPRLLLLLAHSNKEQINTALANGGTPSQPQPHTSLHAACQLGDVVMTQLLVWYGSDVKARDPQGRTAMTMARKTGSKECADILLQHGCPNEVSPN from the exons CGGCTTGTGCAAATAGTCAAGAGTGGACCCTGAGTCGATCCATCCCTGAGCTCCGTGTG GGGGTGCTGGGAAGTCTTCGGAGTGGCAGGTCAGCGCTGATAAACAGATACATAACAGGCAGTTATCTTCCACTAGAGAAGATTGAAG GGGGGAGGTATAAGAAGGAGGTATTGGTAGATGGACAGAGTCATCTATTGCTAATCAGAGAGGAGGCAGTTACTCCTGATGCACAG TTCAGTAACTGGGTAGATGCAGTGGTCCTTGTGTTCAGTCTGGAGAATGAGGCCAGCTTCCAGGATGTGTACCAGCTGTACAGCCAGCTCAACACACACCGCAGCCGTGCTGACATCCCACTTGTTGTGGTTGGGACACAAG ACAAAATCAGCAGTACCAACCCACGTGTGATTGAGGACATGCGTGCCCGGCAGCTATGTGTTGATGTGAGGCACTGTGTGTTCTATGAGACCTGTGCCACCTATGGGCTCAACGTAGACCGGGTTTTTCAGGAGG ctgcccaGAAAATAGTCACACAGAAGAAACAGTCTGCGTTCCTGGCCTCCTGCAAGTCTCTTCCTAACTCCCCCAGTCATTCTGGGGGCTCCACATCAGGGTCAGCATCCTTCCCTGGACAG gcCAGTAATGGAGGACTGAATAGTGGCTACCCCTCCTCCCTACCCTCCACCCCTGTGATCAGCCACAGAGAGCTGCGGGGCGGGGCAGGGGCGGTGGCAGCGGTAGAGGGTGGTGGCAGTATCACCTCCTCAGGGTCCATGAGAAACATCCCTCAACGGCGGACCTCTCTGTTCAAG AACCGTCGAGGCAGTGGCAGTGAAAAGAATGTTGACCCTAAAGGTGACGTGGGCAGTGGCCGGGCCATCGCTATCAAACAG AGTATCCTATCAAAGCGGAGTGGGAGCTCACTGAACAAAGAGTGGAAGAAGAAATATGTCACTCTGTCCAACAACGGCTCACTGGTCTATCACCCCAGCCACAAT GACTATATACAGAATTCTCACGCTAAAGAGATCGACCTACTGCGTGTCACAGTGAAGGTTCCAGGGAAACGCCCACCAAGGGCAGTCCCCCCTTATGGGCCCTCCCCTGGCCTGAACGGTGTGGCCAAGGATGCTGCACCCACAGAGAGCGCCAGTGCCCCATTGTTACCACCAAGCCTTGTGCCTGTTGAAGAACAGCCTGGTGCATTGTCTTCTCCCAGAGATAGAGGAGTAAAACGTTGTCCATCAACACTGTCCAGCAAGTCACATAGTGCTG ATGCTATTGAAGGAGCAACCAGTCCCCCTTTTGTAAAAGATGGTCAATCCTCTCCAATGATGGACAAAAGGAAGAAAACAAGGAAGAAGAGTATGAACCAGAAAGGCGACACAGCTATTGGACAGGCTGAAG ATGAGGAGAATACTGGCTTCATCATCGTGTCCAGCACGGGGCAGACGTGGCACTTTGAGGCCCAGAGTCTGGAGGACAGAGATGCCTGGGTGACGGCCATAGAGAGCCAGATACTGGCCAGCCTGCAATCCTGTGAGAGCCTCAGGAACAAG gcACGGAGGAGCAGCCAGAGTGAGGCGGTGGCCATACAGGCCATTCGCAATGCCAAGGGCAACAGCTTCTGTGTGGACTGTGAAGCACCAA ACCCCACATGGGCCAGCCTCAACCTGGGGGCGTTGATCTGCATCGAGTGTTCAGGGATCCATCGTAATCTTGGGACACACCTGTCCCGCGTCCGCTCTCTGGACCTGGATGACTGGCCCAGGGAGCTGACACAGGTCCTGACTGCCATCGGCAACCACTTGGCCAATAGCATCTGGGAATGCCACACCCAGGGCAGACACAAACCCACACCCAACGCCACACG agaggagagagaatcatGGATCCGTGCAAAATACGAGCAGCGTGTGTTTGTGGCACCCCTGCCTGCTCCAAGCCCCACAGGCCCAGGTGACACTGcgatgtctgtgtgtctgctctCCGCGGTGACAGAGAGGGATTTGCCCAGGCTCCTACTGCTCCTGGCCCACAGCAACAAGGAGCAGATCAACACTGCCCTGGCCAACGGAGGAACACCCTCACAGCCACAGCCTCACACCTCCCTGCACGCTGCCTGTCAGCTGGGTGATGTCGTAATGACACAGCTGCTAGTCTGG tATGGAAGTGATGTGAAGGCCAGGGATCCTCAGGGCCGGACAGCCATGACCATGGCTAGAAAAACTGGGAGCAAAGAGTGTGCTGACATCCTCCTGCAACATGGCTGCCCTAACGAGGTCTCACCTAATTGA
- the LOC110532652 gene encoding zinc finger and BTB domain-containing protein 39 encodes MRIRLQGSGHAAGLLAELNRCRLSRLFCDVILQVGSRAFAAHRAVLACAGTHFRSLFSGRGTQIGTSGATTTYTLDFVSPANFEKVLTFIYTGEIFTDLIDVGVLYELAERLGVRELVRACHATFPDLQQPGSGSADCVVDGDLDPDMVAAAATAAGSSVCSSSAASCSSLSSSAGPSAAPTPAAAPSPLPQGSRVARLGRGGGHTAPLSLSLKAEDVQSHLGYGQMAEDKRVQLTGDQQSSVDMSTVAVEATPGPPLQLKTEEVVVGDGVDNGEEEQMVVSGSRAGSVPPCVSDSCSYPDSSAQLGGDICGVREAPSSSSGDPLDSLQMGVVEAGVGGVSSDHAGVIFGGGEDDEDDDEENEEEREHLQGDEEGTDGGVDQWRQLAGEIIELSDGENYMEEEDEEEDEDEDLVCVENGAAVSTGGVNTGQVSSVQGIMACKACGMALLADSASLRAHAETHLSETGACRVCGASFPGDRGASITHALSHVVFSCDMCHLQFNSQAKLVRHRRQAAARYTLPSQLHNATQGHNGELQCAVCNKALTKDFQVIRDHLLSHVSIQSLSCGVCQLPQPSLCALLWHALTHLSLPVYSCPLCACGFLDRPLLDRHMFLHAEEAATDREAMRAHKAAGPEGEEELRCFLCPQTFRSASAFQYHLSFHTNEAQGSQGWAGKRKADQIEYPSSCSSSSPLEAGSLGKLGNMGFGLGSFSLSDKLLQGAVAAGFPTGLLSNGNSMGGTIPREKWYRCRFCGKRFAHSGEFTYHLRIHTGEKPYQCKVCLRFFRGRSTMICHLKTHAGALMYRCTICGLYFSTLKLVSSHMDVHKDHLPPDFNIEQTFMYNDHSKEPLPALDT; translated from the exons ATGAGGATTCGGCTGCAGGGCTCAGGCCACGCCGCTGGCCTCCTCGCCGAGCTCAACCGCtgccgcctgtcccgcctcttctGTGATGTCATCCTCCAGGTGGGGAGCCGCGCCTTTGCAGCGCACCGCGCCGTGCTCGCGTGCGCCGGAACCCACTTCCGCAGCCTGTTCTCGGGCAGGGGGACCCAGATCGGAACCTCAGGAGCCACGACAACGTACACTCTGGATTTTGTGTCCCCTGCCAATTTTGAGAAGGTGCTGACTTTCATCTACACTGGAGAGATCTTCACAGACCTGATAGATGTAGGAGTGCTGTATGAGCTGGCAGAGAGGCTGGGTGTGAGAGAGCTGGTGAGGGCCTGTCACGCTACCTTCCCTGACCTGCAGCAACCGGGCTCTGGCTCTGCAGACTGTGTGGTGGATggagacctggaccctgacatgGTTGCTGCTGCAGCTACTGCTGCTGGGTCATCCGTGTGCTCATCCTCTGCAGCGTCTTGTTCCTCCCTGTCATCATCTGCTGGTCCCTCGGCTGCTCCTACTCCAGCGGCggccccctcacctctcccccagGGCAGCAGGGTGGCCAGGCTGGGCCGGGGTGGTGGACACACAgcccctctgtccctgtccctcaaAGCAGAGGACGTCCAGTCTCACCTGGGCTATGGACAGATGGCCGAAGACAAACGGGTACAGCTGACAGGAGATCAGCAGAGTTCAGTAGACATGTCCACTGTAGCTGTTGAGGCTACACCTGGACCTCCCCTGCAGCTGAAGactgaggaggtggtggtgggagACGGGGTTGATAACGGTGAGGAGGAACAGATGGTAGTTAGTGGGAGTAGGGCTGGTTCTGTACCTCCATGTGTATCTGACTCCTGCTCCTACCCCGACTCGTCAGCCCAGCTGGGAGGGGACATCTGTGGGGTGAGGGAGGCCCCCTCGTCCTCCTCTGGAGACCCCCTGGACAGCCTGCAGATGGGTGTGGTGGAGGCTGGGGTGGGAGGTGTGAGCTCTGACCATGCAGGGGTCATCTTTGGGGGGGGGGAGGATGATGAAGACGATGATGAAGAaaacgaggaagagagagagcatttGCAGGGAGATGAAGAAGGGACTGATGGAGGAGTGGACCAGTGGCGACAGCTGGCTGGAGAGATCATTGAGTTGAGCGATGGCGAGAACTacatggaggaggaagatgaggaggaggatgaagacgaGGACTTGGTGTGTGTGGAGAACGGAGCAGCGGTCAGTACAGGGGGTGTGAACACTGGCCAGGTTTCATCGGTTCAGGGTATAATGGCGTGTAAAGCCTGTGGAATGGCACTGTTGGCCGACTCTGCTTCCCTGAGGGCCCACGCAGAGACCCACCTCTCTGAGACAGGGGCCTGCAGGGTGTGTGGGGCATCTTTCCCCGGAGACCGTGGGGCCAGCATCACCCACGCCTTGTCCCATGTGGTGTTCTCTTGTGACATGTGTCATCTCCAGTTCAACAGCCAGGCCAAGTTGGTACGCCACCGGCGCCAAGCTGCAGCCAGGTACACCCTCCCCAGTCAGCTCCACAACGCTACCCAGGGGCACAACGGAGAGCTGCAGTGTGCTGTCTGTAACAAAGCCCTCACCAAGGACTTCCAG GTCATCAGGGATCACCTGCTGAGTCACGTGTCCATCCAGTCACTGAGCTGTGGTGTGTGCCAGCTGCCCCAGCCCTCCCTATGTGCCCTGCTGTGGCACGCCCTCACCCACCTCTCCCTGCCAGTCTACTCCTGCCCGCTCTGTGCCTGCGGCTTCCTAGATCGCCCTCTGCTGGACAGACACATGTTCCTGCATGCTGAGGAGGCCGCCACTGACAGAGAGGCCATGAGGGCTCATAAAGCAGCCggaccagagggagaggaggagctgCGTTGCTTCTTATGCCCACAGACCTTCCGCTCTGCCTCAGCTTTCCAGTACCACCTGAGCTTTCACACCAACGAGGCCCAGGGCAGCCAGGGGTGGGCAGGGAAACGAAAGGCTGACCAGATAGAGTAcccttcctcctgctcctcctcctcccccctggaGGCAGGCAGCCTGGGGAAGCTGGGCAACATGGGCTTCGGCCTGGGCTCCTTCAGCCTCTCAGACAAGCTGCTCCAGGGGGCCGTGGCGGCTGGCTTTCCCACAGGCCTCCTGTCCAATGGGAACTCCATGGGTGGCACCATCCCCCGGGAGAAATGGTACCGCTGTCGCTTCTGTGGCAAACGCTTTGCCCACTCTGGCGAGTTCACCTACCACCTGCGCATCCACACTGGGGAGAAGCCGTACCAGTGCAAGGTGTGCCTGAGGTTCTTCCGAGGGCGCTCCACCATGATCTGCCACTTGAAGACCCACGCCGGGGCACTCATGTACCGCTGCACCATTTGCGGCCTCTACTTTTCCACGCTCAAGCTGGTGTCCTCCCACATGGACGTCCACAAGGACCACCTGCCTCCAGACTTCAACATAGAGCAGACCTTCATGTACAACGACCACTCCAAAGAACCCCTCCCCGCCCTGGACACCTGA
- the LOC110532656 gene encoding G-protein coupled receptor 182 produces MNEFDLHNSSLNFFNGTPWFVYECTLNLDKDYQRIALFLLYLLLFMVGLAENTLVVWVNWRRRHSANGVLFCVINVSLSDLMVVLMLPFYMLEVTMDKVWLWGRFLCKVTHLIYVINFYSSSFFLAFMTLERYLSLSRPSSPACFPVARRRRWLLCGGLWLLSLFLALLENVHMDLLEWDEPGCYMLPENNYTEWFVSVSFLCLIFQFLGPASIIVTCNILIARAVRSAPDVQGKRDVWLVHVYSLVFVLCWLPYHIVLFLMMVDDLDPHVFSCNTVEVLYNSYGVVEGLSLFHCIANPVLYNFLSKSFRSNLINAVVHYVPREFPGGSNPQETAPNAGGPDTRKKECKLSNMSTSHSDVAGL; encoded by the coding sequence ATGAACGAATTTGACTTGCACAACTCCTCGTTAAATTTCTTCAATGGCACGCCCTGGTTCGTCTACGAGTGCACCCTCAATCTGGATAAGGACTATCAGCGGATCGCCTTGTTCCTGCTCTACCTGCTGCTGTTCATGGTGGGGCTGGCTGAAAACACCCTGGTGGTCTGGGTCAATTGGCGCCGGCGACACTCGGCCAACGGCGTCTTGTTCTGCGTCATCAACGTGAGCTTGTCGGACCTGATGGTGGTTCTGATGTTGCCCTTCTACATGCTGGAGGTGACCATGGACAAGGTATGGCTGTGGGGCCGCTTCCTATGTAAAGTCACCCACCTCATCTACGTGATCAACTTCTATAGCAGCTCCTTCTTCCTGGCCTTCATGACCCTGGAGCGCTACCTGTCCCTGTCCAggccctcgtctcctgcctgcTTCCCCGTAGCCAGACGTCGCCGCTGGCTACTCTGCGGTGGTctctggctcctctccctgttcctggcTCTGCTGGAGAACGTCCACATGGACCTGCTGGAGTGGGACGAGCCGGGCTGCTACATGCTGCCAGAGAACAACTACACTGAGTGGTTTGTCTCCGTCTCCTTCCTCTGCCTCATCTTCCAGTTCCTGGGCCCGGCCTCCATCATTGTCACCTGTAACATCTTGATAGCCCGAGCGGTGCGCTCCGCTCCAGACGTGCAGGGAAAACGGGACGTCTGGCTGGTGCATGTGTACTCCCTGGTGTTTGTCCTCTGCTGGCTGCCGTACCACATTGTCTTGTTCCTGATGATGGTGGATGATCTGGACCCTCACGTGTTCAGCTGCAACACAGTGGAGGTGCTCTATAACTCCTACGGTGTGGTTGAGGGCCTGTCGCTCTTCCACTGCATCGCCAACCCTGTCCTTTACAACTTCCTCAGCAAGAGCTTCCGTTCCAACCTGATCAACGCTGTGGTCCACTATGTACCCAGGGAGTTCCCAGGAGGGTCGAATCCCCAAGAAACTGCACCCAACGCAGGAGGACCAGACACTAGGAAGAAGGAATGCAAGCTTAGCAACATGAGCACCAGTCACTCTGATGTTGCTGGGTTGTAG